Proteins encoded together in one Telopea speciosissima isolate NSW1024214 ecotype Mountain lineage chromosome 6, Tspe_v1, whole genome shotgun sequence window:
- the LOC122663952 gene encoding protein DETOXIFICATION 35-like, giving the protein MNEETKNTKKKVKEVKIAKDRETEDQQVGRSSKSSSRSSTPRSGSRSSSRSSVSPGMEAPLIDSGVSIEPCELRPAPSTVVESGEGDYLPVESFADVRSVVWKESVKLWVIAGPIAFNILCLYGTNSFTQIFVGHVGNFELSAVAISLSVISNFSFGFLLGMGSALETLCGQAFGAGQVFMLGIYMQRSWIILTVSCFLLSPVYIFATPILKFLGQEHDIAVLTGKFSVQIIPQMFSLAINFPTQKFLQAQSKVGVLAWIAFVTLLLHVFLLWLFISVIGMGISGAAMAYNISAWWVSIAQVIYVVNWCKDGWKGLSWLAFKEIWAFVRLSLASAIMLCLEIWYMMILVVLTGHLGDAVIAVASISICMNVNGWEGMLFIGINAAISVRVSNELGSGHHRAAKYSVFVIVAQSLVIGLFFMVVILATKDYFAVLFTDSKDLQRAVSHLAPLLGVTMVLNSIQPVISGVAVGGGWQGLVAYINLGCYYIFGLPLGFLLGYKTKMRVEGIWSGMLCGTALQTLILLFIIWKTDWKDEAEQATERVRMWGGQDKEDENFEMDSH; this is encoded by the exons ATGAATGAAGAGACGAAGAATACGAAGAAGAAGGTTAAGGAAGTAAAAATTGCGAAAGATAGGGAAACAGAGGATCAGCAGGTCGGGAGGAGCAGCAAATCATCGTCGAGGAGTTCCACACCGAGATCGGGATCGAGGTCGTCGTCCAGGAGCAGTGTATCGCCGGGGATGGAGGCGCCGCTGATCGACAGCGGCGTCTCCATCGAACCCTGCGAGCTTCGTCCTGCGCCATCCACAGTAGTAGAATCAGGAGAAGGTGATTATCTTCCGGTGGAGAGCTTTGCCGATGTCAGATCTGTGGTTTGGAAAGAGTCGGTGAAGCTGTGGGTCATCGCCGGTCCCATTGCTTTCAATATACTTTGCCTCTATGGAACTAACTCTTTTACGCAGATCTTCGTTGGTCACGTTGGTAATTTCGAACTCTCCGCCGTCGCCATTTCCTTGTCCGTCATCTCTAACTTCTCTTTTGGCTTCCTg CTTGGTATGGGAAGCGCACTAGAGACACTATGTGGGCAGGCGTTTGGTGCTGGGCAGGTCTTCATGCTTGGCATTTACATGCAACGCTCATGGATAATCCTTACAGTCTCCTGTTTCCTCCTAAGCCCAGTTTACATCTTTGCCACCCCTATCCTAAAATTCCTTGGCCAGGAACATGACATCGCGGTGCTCACCGGCAAATTTTCAGTTCAGATCATTCCTCAGATGTTCTCACTGGCCATCAATTTCCCAACCCAAAAGTTCCTGCAGGCCCAAAGCAAGGTTGGGGTGTTGGCATGGATTGCCTTCGTGACCCTTCTCCTACACGTATTCTTGCTCTGGCTCTTCATCTCTGTGATTGGCATGGGTATATCTGGTGCAGCCATGGCCTACAATATATCTGCCTGGTGGGTCTCTATAGCTCAGGTCATCTATGTGGTGAACTGGTGCAAGGATGGATGGAAGGGCTTGTCTTGGCTGGCTTTCAAAGAAATTTGGGCCTTTGTTAGGCTCTCCTTGGCCTCTGCCATCATGCTTTGCCTTGAGATATGGTACATGATGATTCTAGTTGTACTCACAGGCCACCTTGGTGATGCAGTTATAGCTGTTGCCTCCATCTCTATCTG CATGAATGTCAATGGGTGGGAAGGAATGCTGTTTATTGGAATCAATGCTGCAATAAG tgTTAGAGTCTCAAATGAGCTTGGATCAGGACACCATAGGGCAGCTAAATATTCAGTCTTTGTTATAGTTGCTCAATCACTAGTCATTGGGTTATTCTTCATGGTTGTTATCTTGGCTACCAAAGACTATTTTGCTGTACTTTTTACTGATAGTAAAGATTTGCAGAGAGCTGTCTCTCACTTGGCCCCCCTTCTTGGGGTAACCATGGTTCTTAACAGTATCCAGCCAGTCATCTCAG GAGTTGCTGTTGGAGGTGGGTGGCAAGGATTGGTTGCTTACATTAACTTGGGttgttattatatttttggGCTTCCTCTTGGGTTCCTTCTAGGTTACAAAACGAAAATGAGAGTGGAG